TTTTCGCCATCCATATTGCTGACAAGATTGCCTTTAGCCTGTAAAACGACCTGTTCGGGGGAAAATGTTTGTGTTTGCATCAGCTTTATGCTCCTTCCGAAATTGTGTCTAAGATTTGAGCTGCCAAATCATGTGCGGTAAATCCGGAATCCAGCCGCCGTAATTGATACACAGCAGCATGATTGATAAGATTCAAACAAAATGTAAAGTGCCATTCTTCCAGTTCAAGCAGCGGAATGAGGAAATTACGGTAAGTATGGCAATTGAAAATACGAAACCGCTCAAGCTTCTGAATACGGCGAATTTCCGTTTCTCCGTTTTCCAGCTTTAAGACTTCAAAAACGCCGGCGAGCGGTACGGATTCGGCATAAAATTGGGAAGACACCGGTACCGCGAATTTCTCGACTTCGTGTGTCAACGGGCTGTAAAGATTGGTGTCCATATCCAGGTTCACCAGACTTTCCTGCCACAGCTTCTGCTGCGGATAAGCCGGCGATACAACCGGGGATGCCCCGTCAGCGGATAAAGATATGGGAATGACGTCGTCGCTTAACAGTGGAAAACCCTTGCTAAGAAATGCTGCCGCGAGCGTTGATTTTCCGGCTCCCGATTCACCTACGAATGCGTAAGCCTTCCCGTCGATAACGACTGCGCTGCCGTGCAAAGGCAGTATTCTCCGCTGCATCAATAACGCTCCCATACAGCTTCCAAGTAAAAATAGACGCACCTTGTTCATGTCCGAGCCCATCATAGGTGAAACGATTATCCTTTTCCCTTCCTGGATACAGAAGGCTGCCGCCTTGGGGATATGAAAGAAAATTTGATGATCCCGTACTGCATAGCTTAAATGATTCGCCTCTGACACTTCATCATTCCAGAATTTCGGTAAATCCGCGATCATAATTTCGATATCCGCGTGAATATCATCATCTCTCGCGATAGACAATTCCGGAAGCGGGATATCGCTTGTGAGCCGCAAGCCGAAGGCAGTATAAATCGTTTTCTTCACAGTAGGTATAATCTCTCTCACCCTTATATTAATAGAATCATTTCCCTTTAATTAGAGGAGCCCTTATACAAAAACGTATTGTATAAGGGCTCTTCATCCTGCTAAATAACCAATAAGTCAACTTACGAGTAGATATCAGCGTCAGCAAGCTTACCGTTTACGTACGTGTAGTCAACCTTTGTCAAGCCCCAGCCAGCCATTGTTTCGCTTACGTTAAGTACTTCCAACTCAGGTGTTTCCCATACTTTTTTGTTTTCCATAGTTCTCACCTCCCTTCAATAGGTTTGGTTATTGCAGCTTCTTAATAAACCGGAATGCGATTAAACTGCGCATCAGAAACCTTGTATCCGGGTCGAAAGCCTGATCCGGCCTTGGCGATTCCCCGACACTGGCGAGGGAAGTCCTTATCCGGCTTACATTCAACATCCCGGATGCAGCAGGATCATTACAAAGCTGTTTTATCTCGTCCGTGAACATGCGCCAGGCAGGCTGCAATCGATGCAGCCAGTCTGCCCCTTGAATCCCCCGTGTGCGTTGATTCAGCCTTACTTTGTCAGGCAAATCATTCTCGGTCGATCTGCGGACCAGCGACCGGCCGATGCCATTGTGCGTATATTGTTCAAAGGGAACGGATAAACAGAATCGGACCAATCTCGGATCACACGTCGGATCCCGCTCCGTCAATCCATAGCGCAGCGACATTTTCGCTCCCGCAGTCCCCTGCAGATTCAAGGCTGCCAGGTTCCGAAAGTAATTTTGCCTCTCCTCGAGCACATTAACCGAAGAAGGAGTGAGTCCTACATCTTGGTTCTGCAGCTTTTCAAATACGCCCGTTCTCCTTGCGAAATCAGGATGAATTAACGGCTGGACATCGGGTTCGTTAGTAACGGGAGCTTGAATAAAGGGAAAAGCATATTTGCCGATGATAGGCAGCAAGCGCGACCTCCCGATTCCCGTCTGTCTGCTGAAGAGCTTGAGCTCACGGTAGAACTGAATCCAGCGCAGTTTTTTGAATAATATAGCGTAATAATCAATCGCCGAGCCCCATGAAACCGTGTAATTGCCTCTCGCTCCCGTCAGCAGCACCTTCACTTGATGCCGCGCCGCTTCCTCATAAATACCCTTTATCCAAAACGAATTTTCAAAGTTTTTATAAGGAGCCTCCAGAAGATCGAGTAAATCGTCGATTTCCGAAAGCGGGCTCCTGCCTGCAAGATCGAGGTAATTGTCCTTAATGTTCCCCACATGCTCGACAGTTGCTTGAATGAACGGCCTCTCGTCAGCTATCGAACCTCGATCTGTCCAATCTACAAAATCATGCACGGGAATCGAACTATATGTATGTAATGTTTTCCCATCCTTCAGCAGTTCCTTCGCCGCGATACTAACGACTGCACTTGAATCAAGTCCGCCGCTTAGTGTAGCGCCAACCTGCCGATGCGATCGAAGCCGTGATGCTACCGCCTCCTTGAACACTTCGCGAAAAGCCTCGAGATACTCTCCGCTTGACTTCAACTGAAGCTTATCGGTGTGCACCAATGTCCCATACTGGGAAACTGATACCCTTCCGCCCGCCACTAACACGGAATGAGCCGGAGGAACTTGCATGATGTTGCGATACGCGGTTGAGAAAACATCAGTTGTCTCAATCATATGAGGGATAGCCAGGAATTCTGAAAACCACGCTTCATGAAGCTCCTTGCTTACGTCCGGCAAATCGAACATAGGCGAGATTGCTGAACAAAATACAAATCTATGTCTGTCATAATGATAATATAAGCTCCGGCTTCCCAGCAGGTCTCGCGCTCCGAAGAGCAGCTGTTTACCCGCATCCCAAATCATGAACGCAAAGTCACCGATTAAATACTTTGGAGCATCTTGCCCCCATTTCCGATAAGCAAGCAGTATAAGCGCACTATCCGTCATCTGTTTTCTTCGGTTAACCTCTACCTCCAGCCGATCGAACAGCTCATTTCGGTTATCGATGATCGCATCTGCCGTTATCGCCAGCATTGTTTCCTCATCGTAATAAGGCAACCGCTCATGAACCGACTCAGGTGTAATCCATCCTGCATGGCATCCAAGGAAAGCGTTCCTCTCCTGCCACGTGTCTGTGCAGTCGGCTGGATATTTCATTAAGGCGTCCATAATATATTGGCCGTCTTCGATGGGTACGGGTTCTCCGTCAAATTGAATGATACCGGCTATAGCACTCATTTTTTCCTCCACGGCGATCAATGATGTTCTGATCCGATTTCACTCAACTGCTACTATCTGTATCAATTATATCATTAAGTATACAGTTTGTAACTATTTTTTCAGAAAAAAAGCTACTTTTTTACTACTTTTTTCAAAAGAAGTGCCTTGGTCCTAGTGCCTGCTATATAAACCTAAAGGGGCAGCGCCGTGCGAAGAATTTCCCCGCGGTTCATATTCGGCCGACCGATCGAGCTGTAAATGAAGTCTGTAGATGCCAGCTTCTCCTCGGTAAACACATTTCTGCCATCGATCAGAACCGGCTGATTCATGATGCTCTGGAGTAAAGACAACTCCACCTGTTCAAACTCCGGCCACTCCGTTAAGAGGCAAAGCGCATCGGCGCCGGATGCCGCTTGAAGGGCATCTTCACACCATGTAATGGAGGCGTGATCGACCCACTGCCGGAAATTCGCCGTTGCAATCGGGTCATACGCGCGAATTTTAGCGCCTCGCTGCACGAGCTCATGAATAATTTCAATCGCTGGAGCATCCCGGACATCATCCGTGTTCGGTTTGAAGGCAAGCCCCCAGATTGCAATCGTCCGATTTGAGAAGGAACCAAATATCGTTTCCAGCTTGCTGATAATGCTGAAGCGCTGATCGCGGTTAACATCCACAACCGACTTCAACAGCTTGAACTCGTAATCAACATTACCGGCGATTTGGATAAGCGCCTGCGTGTCTTTCGGGAAACATGACCCGCCGTATCCGATACCCGCCTTAAGAAACGAATGTCCGATTCGATGGTCGAAGCCCATGCCTTCCGCCACATTCGTCACATCTGCGCCTACTTTCTCACAAATGTTCGCTATTTCATTAATAAATGATATTTTGGTGGCGAGGAAAGCATTCGAAGCATATTTGATCATTTCCGCGCTGCGAATATCCGTTACAACGATCTTATCGGACAGCGGCCTATGAAGTTCGGCAATTCGCTCCGCTGCCGCTTCACATTCCGTACCGATCACGACCCGGTCCGGGTTGAACGTATCCTTAATTGCCGAACCTTCCCGCAGGAATTCCGGGACTGAGACAATATCGAACGGATGATTCGTCAGCTTGGAAATCAGCTGCTTGATCCGATGATTCGTTCCGACAGGCACCGTGCTTTTCGTGACGACAATTTTATACCCGTTCATCGATTGAGCGATATCATGAGCAACCTGCTCGATAAAGCTCAGATTAGCTTCCCCGTTCGGAAGCGACGGTGTTCCCACCGCAATGATGATAATGTCCGATTGCTGTACGGCATCAAGCAAGTCCGTTGTGAAGGAGAGCCGTCCTTCTGATGCGTTCTTGACCAGAAGGTCCTGCAGTCCCGGCTCATATATAGGCACTTCGCCGTTACGAAGCATTTCGATTTTATGTTCCATTTTATCGACACAAATGACCTGGTTTCCGAGTTCCGAGAAACATACCCCCGAAACTAACCCGACATACCCTGTACCAATAACAGCAATTTTCATTTCTCTCCGCTCCCGTCTAGACACATTTCTCTAGAATCTCGGTCCAAGCCATATTAAGCCGAATGATATCTTCTTCGATAAGCTCGGAGCCGCTTTGAACCTCAATGATTTCCAAATCCGAAATCGCTTTGACGCTGTGCCGGCTTCCTTGGGGAATCTTCACAACGTCGCCGGCTGCAAGCTGGCTCATCTTCTCATTGAGGATAAGCTCACCTTCACCTGCAATGATTGTCCACACTTCATCCCGCTTCTCGTGGAACTGGTAGCTTAGGTTCCGGCCTTCCTTGATGCAGATTCGTTTGGTGAGCACTTCATTACCTTCTGCGTACTTGATATAATCCACAACCCGGTAATGCCCCCAGCGCCGTTCCTCGAACATTGGCCGGTTATCGATGCCGTTTAATATCTCCTTGATTCTCGGACTTGCGGACTTATCACTGACAAGAATGCCGTCCGGGCTTGTCGCCACAACAACGTTGGATAAGCCAAGTACAGTGACCGGAATATCCAGTTCGTTGATGAGGTGGGTATTTAATGAATCTTCGGAAACAATGCCTCTTCCCAGCACCTTTTGATCCATCTCTTCAGTCAGTGTGTTCCATGTCCCAAGGTCCCGCCACTCGCCGTCATAAGGTGCGGCAACGATATGGTTGGCCTTCTCGACCACTTTGTAGTCGAAGCTGATCTTCGGCAGCTTGTTATATTGTTTGAGCATCTCATCGTATTGGATCGGAAGCTCCATCGAGATAAGCAGATTAATCAAATAATCGAGCTTAAATCCGAAAACCCCGCAGTTCCAAAGGGCAGCTTCACGGATCATTGCTGCCGCTTCTTCCTCACGGGGTTTCTCCTGGAATCGGCTGACGTTTAAGAAAACAGTCGATTCATAGTCGATCGATGATGTTTCCGTTGGAATGATGTATCCGTACTTTTCCGACGGATAGGTCGGCTTGACGCCGATTAACGCCAAATCCGCTTCTGAATTCTCGAGCACAGCTTCAAGCTGTTTCACTTTGTGGAAGAACGACTCTTCCACGAACGGGTCAACCGGCAGGACGGCTATGGCCTCATTCAGGCCGACACCCTGCACGGAATATAAATAAGTGGCTGCAAGGGCGATTGCCGGAAACGTGTCTCTTCGTTCAGGCTCGACAATAACGGGAATATGGTGGCCTAATTGACTTTGCAGAATTTCCACTTGAGGCTTGCTGGTGGCAATATAAGTATCGTGATCCATACCGGTGCTTTGGATTTGCCGCCACACGCGCTGAACCATCGATTCCGGATTTCCGTCCGGAGCCTCCAGCACCTTAAGGAATTGTTTGGATCTGGAGTCATTCGATAACGGCCATAACCTTTTCCCGGAACCGCCGGAAAGAAGTACTAGTTTCACTCTCATCACTCCTTGTATTTCTATGTTTAACTTTAAGTTTTATTTACATAAGAAATCTCTTCAATAAAATCCGCGAGTGCGTCCTTCCAGGGTCTCATCGGACTAAAGCCGCCAAGCTCAAGCGCTTTATGCAGAAATACCGAATACGACGGCCGGCTGGCAGGACGAGGAAACTGGTCCGTTGATACAGGCTTCACTTCAACGCTGCGGCCCGATAATTCGAAGATCGCTTGTGCGAACTCGAACCATGAGCAGCTGCCCGAATTCGATACATGATAAGTGCCGTATTGCTCGGTCTTGATCAGCTCGGCGATACATTCCGCCAGATCCTTCGTATATGTCGGGCAGCCGACCTGATCACTCACAACCGATAGTGAGTCGCGTTCTTCCGCAAGCTTCAGCATGGTCTTCACAAAGTTATTACCGTGCTTTCCATACACCCACGAGGTGCGAACAATAAAATACCGGGAATGAAACCGTTCGACGAACTGTTCACCGGCCAGCTTCGATTTTCCGTACACGTTAATGGGCATTGTCGGCTGAAACTCATCATACGGCTCTGTGCCCTGGCCATTGAATACATAGTCCGTGCTCACGTAAACGAGCTTGGCACCCAGAGAATCGGCTACAACAGCCAGATTCCTGGAGCCGTAGCCGTTAACCACATACGCATCGTCGGGCTCGGTCTCCGCCAAGTCCACCTTTGTATAAGCAGCTGCATGTACGATAACATCAGGACTAAAAGCCGTTAACAGCTCTTTGGTCTGATCGAGCCGGGTAATATCCAGCTCCGTTCTGCCATACCCTTTCACTTCATACCCTTGGGAAGCCAGGCAGTCGACCATGTCTCTGCCGAGCTGCCCATGTGCGCCGGTGACGACCGCCCTTAGTTTAGCCATAGAGCTTCTCACCGTACTGCCGCTCATAATAGTTGGTATATGCGCCGTTCTTGATTCGTGTCCACCAGTCCTCGTTATCGAGATACCACTGAACGGTTTCCTTAATGCCCGTTTCAAACGTATATTTCGGCTGCCAGCCCAGCTCGTTTGTCAGCTTCGTCGGATCAATCGCATAACGGCGGTCATGACCTTTGCGGTCCTCGACATAACGGATCAGATCCTCGGATTTGCCAAGCAGTCCAAGTATGAGCTTTACGATATCAATGTTGCGGCGTTCGTTATGTCCGCCGATGTTGTAGACTTCTCCAGGCTTCCCGTCATGAATCACAAGATCGATAGCGGAAGCGTGGTCCATCACATGAAGCCAATCCCTGACATTAAGGCCGTCCCCATAAACCGGCAGCTGCTTGCCCTCAAGCGCGTTCGTCACCATCAGAGGAATCAATTTCTCCGGAAAATGAAACGGTCCGTAGTTATTCGAGCACCGCGTAATATTAACGTTCATCCCGAACGTCTCGAAATACGCTCTTGCGAGAAGATCGCCTCCCGCTTTGCTTGCGGAATATGGGCTGTTCGGCGCAAGCGGCGTGTCTTCCGTGAAGTACCCCGTTTCGCCAAGGGAACCGTAAACTTCATCGGTCGAGATCTGCACATACTTCTTAAGCTGGTTATCCTTCGCCGCATCGAGCAGCACCTGCGTACCAAGTACGTTTGTTTTTATGAAGATATCCGGCTCTGTTATGCTCCGGTCAACATGAGACTCTGCGGCAAAATTGACGATGATGTCAACATTAAACTGCTTGACCGTATCGTCCACCAGCTGCTTGTTGCAAATATCTCCCTTTATAAAATGGTAATTGCCATTGCGTTCTACAGAAGTCAAATTTTCCAAATTACCCGCGTAAGTTAGCTTGTCGAAGTTAACAATTTGATAATTGGGATATTTGTTCAACATATATTGAATAAAATTACTTCCAATAAAGCCCGCTCCACCAGTTACCAATATATTCATATTAGTTTGCTCCTATACCGTATAGTTGTTTTCGGCATCCCTCAGCAGCGGATGCACTTTATCTTTCTCGGACAACACGACGTTACCCATCGGCCAATCGATTGCCAAATCAGGGTCCGACCACAGAATTCCGCGGTCATGATCCTTCGAATACAGCTCATCTACTTTATAAAGCACCTGCGTATGAGGGACTAAAGTACAGAAACCGTGCGCGAAACCTTTGGGCACCAGAATCTGCCGTTTGTTGCTCTCGCTTATAATTACACCCACCCATTCTCCAAATGTCGGCGAATCTCTGCGGATGTCGACGACAACATCATAAATTGCACCGGCAATGGCTCGAACCATTTTCGTTTGAGCCTTGGGACTCAGCTGATAATGCAAGCCGCGCAGCGTACCGGCCTCCGCCGAGTAAGAATGGTTATCTTGAATAAAATCGTGCGTTATGCCTGCTTCATGAAACCGGGATTTATTATAGCTTTCCGTAAAGAAGCCCCGATGGTCTCCGAATACGTCTGTTTCTATAATGAGAACGCCATCCAGCTTGGTTCGAATAATCTTCACGTTATGGCTCCTTATCTGATCTTATTTCACAGCCGCAGGCTGTTTGCCGAACGACAGGTCGAAGTGCTGGTTGCGCACCAGCTCGTTAGCATGCGCCCAAGATTCGTGTGTTCCGGCATCCGTCCACCAGCCTGAGAGAATATCGTAGGTCAGATTTCCCGATTGAATATATGCATTATTAACATCAGTTATTTCAAGCTCGCCGCGACCGGACGGCTTCAATGTCTTGATAAAATTGAAAACATTGGCGTCGTACATGTAAATACCCGTTACCGCATAAGCGCTTTTCGGCTCTTTCGGCTTCTCTTCAATGCCGACGATAAGGTTGCCCTGAAGCTCCGCAACTCCGTAACGCTCGGGATCGTGCACCTCTTGGAGCAAGATTTTTGCTCCCGTACCCTGCCGTTTGAAGTTCTCGACGTATGGTGTGAGATCATCCGAGAATACGTTGTCGCCGAGAATAACAAGCATTGGCTCATCCTTCACAAAGCTTTGCGCCAAACCAAGAGCCTGCGCGATACCGCCGGCCTGGTCCTGCACTTTGTAGGAGAAACTCGCGCCGAATTCATGACCGCTTCCGAGCAGGTTAACGACGTCGCCCATATGGTCTCGTCCTGTGACAATCAGGATGTCGTCAATACCGGCAGCGATCAATTTGTGTATAGAATGATAGATCATCGGATATTTGCCAACCGGCAGCAAATGCTTGTTGGTCACCTTCGTTAATGGATATAACCTCGAACCTGTTCCGCCTGCAAGAATAATTCCTTTCATCTCTCTTCACTCCTAATTTTTTGAATTTTATTATAAAGCATTAGCTTGGAGCACCTTTTTAGGTCTGGCGATAAAGGGCATTAATCTGAAGAAGTACACGAGAAGGGCATACGAGATGCAGCTCATCGCTAATGTAACGATAATCGGCGTGAAATAATTGAACGTCATGACAAGCGCAGCAAACAGTAAGCTGACGAAAGCCATTCGGCCGACCCATCCGATCTCTATACTAAAAAACTGCAGCCGGTGAATCTTATACGAATAACCAATCGTGATGATTAGCTCCGCAAGGACCGATGTTGCAGATGCAGCAATAATCCCAAAACGCGGTATGAGCAGAAAGTTAAGCGACATGTTAACCACAGATGAGATGATGACCATTCGGAGAAACATTTTCTCCGAGTTATGGGAGATTAACAGATAACCCAGCACATAGTTGATGAAGCTGAAGAATATCCCTATTATCAATATTTTAAAGCTGGCACTAGCACCCAGGTACTCCGCCCCGTAGAGCAAGCCGATGAGATGATAGGACGTTATGACTCCCCCGATCGAGATCGGAAGAGCGATGACGCACATCGTCTTCAACGAGGAATTAAACAATTCCTTCCTTCTCCCGTCGTTTGCTCCCGACAGGAGGGGGAATAGAACCGTGACGATAATACTTGGAATCGCGACTAAAAGGATGGTTATTTTCAAGTTGGCATTGTATAGTCCGACCACTGCAGCGCTGTGATAGTGACTGACGATTAATGCGCCGGAGCTTGTATACACCTGAACAAGAATTGCCGAGAGAAATATTTTTCCGCTGTTTGTAAACAGCTTTATCTCATCCAGTGAAAAACGGGTGAAATTAAACATCTCTTTAAAGTTCATGCTGCTGATTAGCTTGGATCGCTTAAGCAGGTAGATCGCGTAAACGCCCGTCACCAATGCGCTGATTGCCAGTGAAATCGGCAGAGCGAGTACTCCCAGCGGTGTAAAGTAGAGCAGTGCCGCAGCTAATAGCACAAACAGAAACTGCTGGAATATCCTTACGAGCGATGTATATTTCATCATCGAGAATCCGTTAAACACCCAGCTTAAATCCATAACCGCCAGCAGCGAAGAGGAAAAGATATAAAGCAGTACAAGCAGCTTGGTGTGCGGATCATAACTGGCCATTAGATAAATAACGACGGAAATCACATTTGTTACCAGGAAGAAGGCTAATTTAATCTTGTGAATATTGGTAACGATTGATTCCGCGAATTCATTCTTCGCCAGCTCCCGGATCCCGATCGTATTCAGACCAAAGACGACCAGGATCGAAATATACGTACCGATAATTTGTGCTACAGAAAGTTCACCGAAGGCACTCGCACCGAAGTTCCTTGCGATGACGATCGTCAGCACAAACGCCAAAATTCTTGCGGCCAGCTCGGCCGAAGCCATTGAAAAGAGGTTTTTTTTCATAACGCAGCCTTTTCTCCACTTTTTTGTCCCGTTTCTTTGGGACTCTCTATTGGCGCTTTATATTTCCCTTTTTTACCCTGTATAAAATGCTTGCATCCGAGAAGAAACATCCTGGAGTTGTTCTTGTGGGGCTCGGGTACCTTCATGAACAATCCTTTAATGTACGTCAGATTTTTTTTCACAAAGAAGAGCATAAACAGCAAAAACACAAGCTTGTTTACATTTCTCCACATAAACATGAGGTTGTTCCTTGTCATGTAATAAATCTTCAGGCCGTTAGCGGAAGTCGAAGCGGACACTTTATGGTAAATAATAATGTCGCTCCTGTACTTGATAGCATAACTTCTTTTGGTTACTCTGCAGCAGAACTCGGTATCTTCATAGTAGAGAAAATAATCCTCCCGAAGAACGCCGACGGAATGAAACACTTCGCGTTTTATGAGCAGACTGCAGCCTGTCGCAAAGTTCACATCCATTTCCGTTTCCTGCTTCATGTCTTTATTTCTGTGCTGGCCTATATGATGCGTATTGCCTTTCAGCCAGTTCAGCTTTCCTCCGGCGAACCAGATCGTGTCCGGCTGGCTGTAATAGAGAATCTTCGGGCAGACAATTCCGGTATCCGGTTCCCTGTACAGCACTTCCACCATTTCCTTCAAGCAATCATCCGTAACAATCGTGTCGTTATTAAGCATCCAGACCGCATCGGCTCCGGCACCCAGCGCGATCCTTATTCCCAGATTGTTGGCGCCTGCAAACCCCAGATTCTCTTTACTCTTGATCAGAGTAACGAGAGGATGATTGATTTGATGATTCAGGTCGGAAGCTTCGGTAGACCCATTATCGACCACCAGTATTTTGAAATTGCGGTAGTTCAGCTTTAATAGT
This is a stretch of genomic DNA from Paenibacillus sp. sptzw28. It encodes these proteins:
- a CDS encoding paeninodin family lasso peptide, whose amino-acid sequence is MENKKVWETPELEVLNVSETMAGWGLTKVDYTYVNGKLADADIYS
- a CDS encoding sugar phosphate nucleotidyltransferase, coding for MKLVLLSGGSGKRLWPLSNDSRSKQFLKVLEAPDGNPESMVQRVWRQIQSTGMDHDTYIATSKPQVEILQSQLGHHIPVIVEPERRDTFPAIALAATYLYSVQGVGLNEAIAVLPVDPFVEESFFHKVKQLEAVLENSEADLALIGVKPTYPSEKYGYIIPTETSSIDYESTVFLNVSRFQEKPREEEAAAMIREAALWNCGVFGFKLDYLINLLISMELPIQYDEMLKQYNKLPKISFDYKVVEKANHIVAAPYDGEWRDLGTWNTLTEEMDQKVLGRGIVSEDSLNTHLINELDIPVTVLGLSNVVVATSPDGILVSDKSASPRIKEILNGIDNRPMFEERRWGHYRVVDYIKYAEGNEVLTKRICIKEGRNLSYQFHEKRDEVWTIIAGEGELILNEKMSQLAAGDVVKIPQGSRHSVKAISDLEIIEVQSGSELIEEDIIRLNMAWTEILEKCV
- a CDS encoding flippase, whose amino-acid sequence is MKKNLFSMASAELAARILAFVLTIVIARNFGASAFGELSVAQIIGTYISILVVFGLNTIGIRELAKNEFAESIVTNIHKIKLAFFLVTNVISVVIYLMASYDPHTKLLVLLYIFSSSLLAVMDLSWVFNGFSMMKYTSLVRIFQQFLFVLLAAALLYFTPLGVLALPISLAISALVTGVYAIYLLKRSKLISSMNFKEMFNFTRFSLDEIKLFTNSGKIFLSAILVQVYTSSGALIVSHYHSAAVVGLYNANLKITILLVAIPSIIVTVLFPLLSGANDGRRKELFNSSLKTMCVIALPISIGGVITSYHLIGLLYGAEYLGASASFKILIIGIFFSFINYVLGYLLISHNSEKMFLRMVIISSVVNMSLNFLLIPRFGIIAASATSVLAELIITIGYSYKIHRLQFFSIEIGWVGRMAFVSLLFAALVMTFNYFTPIIVTLAMSCISYALLVYFFRLMPFIARPKKVLQANAL
- the rfbC gene encoding dTDP-4-dehydrorhamnose 3,5-epimerase, with product MKIIRTKLDGVLIIETDVFGDHRGFFTESYNKSRFHEAGITHDFIQDNHSYSAEAGTLRGLHYQLSPKAQTKMVRAIAGAIYDVVVDIRRDSPTFGEWVGVIISESNKRQILVPKGFAHGFCTLVPHTQVLYKVDELYSKDHDRGILWSDPDLAIDWPMGNVVLSEKDKVHPLLRDAENNYTV
- the rfbB gene encoding dTDP-glucose 4,6-dehydratase — encoded protein: MNILVTGGAGFIGSNFIQYMLNKYPNYQIVNFDKLTYAGNLENLTSVERNGNYHFIKGDICNKQLVDDTVKQFNVDIIVNFAAESHVDRSITEPDIFIKTNVLGTQVLLDAAKDNQLKKYVQISTDEVYGSLGETGYFTEDTPLAPNSPYSASKAGGDLLARAYFETFGMNVNITRCSNNYGPFHFPEKLIPLMVTNALEGKQLPVYGDGLNVRDWLHVMDHASAIDLVIHDGKPGEVYNIGGHNERRNIDIVKLILGLLGKSEDLIRYVEDRKGHDRRYAIDPTKLTNELGWQPKYTFETGIKETVQWYLDNEDWWTRIKNGAYTNYYERQYGEKLYG
- a CDS encoding asparagine synthase-related protein — protein: MSAIAGIIQFDGEPVPIEDGQYIMDALMKYPADCTDTWQERNAFLGCHAGWITPESVHERLPYYDEETMLAITADAIIDNRNELFDRLEVEVNRRKQMTDSALILLAYRKWGQDAPKYLIGDFAFMIWDAGKQLLFGARDLLGSRSLYYHYDRHRFVFCSAISPMFDLPDVSKELHEAWFSEFLAIPHMIETTDVFSTAYRNIMQVPPAHSVLVAGGRVSVSQYGTLVHTDKLQLKSSGEYLEAFREVFKEAVASRLRSHRQVGATLSGGLDSSAVVSIAAKELLKDGKTLHTYSSIPVHDFVDWTDRGSIADERPFIQATVEHVGNIKDNYLDLAGRSPLSEIDDLLDLLEAPYKNFENSFWIKGIYEEAARHQVKVLLTGARGNYTVSWGSAIDYYAILFKKLRWIQFYRELKLFSRQTGIGRSRLLPIIGKYAFPFIQAPVTNEPDVQPLIHPDFARRTGVFEKLQNQDVGLTPSSVNVLEERQNYFRNLAALNLQGTAGAKMSLRYGLTERDPTCDPRLVRFCLSVPFEQYTHNGIGRSLVRRSTENDLPDKVRLNQRTRGIQGADWLHRLQPAWRMFTDEIKQLCNDPAASGMLNVSRIRTSLASVGESPRPDQAFDPDTRFLMRSLIAFRFIKKLQ
- a CDS encoding sugar phosphate nucleotidyltransferase, with translation MKGIILAGGTGSRLYPLTKVTNKHLLPVGKYPMIYHSIHKLIAAGIDDILIVTGRDHMGDVVNLLGSGHEFGASFSYKVQDQAGGIAQALGLAQSFVKDEPMLVILGDNVFSDDLTPYVENFKRQGTGAKILLQEVHDPERYGVAELQGNLIVGIEEKPKEPKSAYAVTGIYMYDANVFNFIKTLKPSGRGELEITDVNNAYIQSGNLTYDILSGWWTDAGTHESWAHANELVRNQHFDLSFGKQPAAVK
- a CDS encoding UDP-glucose/GDP-mannose dehydrogenase family protein, with translation MKIAVIGTGYVGLVSGVCFSELGNQVICVDKMEHKIEMLRNGEVPIYEPGLQDLLVKNASEGRLSFTTDLLDAVQQSDIIIIAVGTPSLPNGEANLSFIEQVAHDIAQSMNGYKIVVTKSTVPVGTNHRIKQLISKLTNHPFDIVSVPEFLREGSAIKDTFNPDRVVIGTECEAAAERIAELHRPLSDKIVVTDIRSAEMIKYASNAFLATKISFINEIANICEKVGADVTNVAEGMGFDHRIGHSFLKAGIGYGGSCFPKDTQALIQIAGNVDYEFKLLKSVVDVNRDQRFSIISKLETIFGSFSNRTIAIWGLAFKPNTDDVRDAPAIEIIHELVQRGAKIRAYDPIATANFRQWVDHASITWCEDALQAASGADALCLLTEWPEFEQVELSLLQSIMNQPVLIDGRNVFTEEKLASTDFIYSSIGRPNMNRGEILRTALPL
- the rfbD gene encoding dTDP-4-dehydrorhamnose reductase; translation: MSGSTVRSSMAKLRAVVTGAHGQLGRDMVDCLASQGYEVKGYGRTELDITRLDQTKELLTAFSPDVIVHAAAYTKVDLAETEPDDAYVVNGYGSRNLAVVADSLGAKLVYVSTDYVFNGQGTEPYDEFQPTMPINVYGKSKLAGEQFVERFHSRYFIVRTSWVYGKHGNNFVKTMLKLAEERDSLSVVSDQVGCPTYTKDLAECIAELIKTEQYGTYHVSNSGSCSWFEFAQAIFELSGRSVEVKPVSTDQFPRPASRPSYSVFLHKALELGGFSPMRPWKDALADFIEEISYVNKT
- a CDS encoding aldolase yields the protein MIPTVKKTIYTAFGLRLTSDIPLPELSIARDDDIHADIEIMIADLPKFWNDEVSEANHLSYAVRDHQIFFHIPKAAAFCIQEGKRIIVSPMMGSDMNKVRLFLLGSCMGALLMQRRILPLHGSAVVIDGKAYAFVGESGAGKSTLAAAFLSKGFPLLSDDVIPISLSADGASPVVSPAYPQQKLWQESLVNLDMDTNLYSPLTHEVEKFAVPVSSQFYAESVPLAGVFEVLKLENGETEIRRIQKLERFRIFNCHTYRNFLIPLLELEEWHFTFCLNLINHAAVYQLRRLDSGFTAHDLAAQILDTISEGA